Proteins encoded in a region of the Pseudomonas sp. GOM7 genome:
- a CDS encoding IS110 family transposase has translation MSTVVGIDIAKHTFDIATLQANGKHRTKAKLSNDPKGFKVLLQWLGKHAEPQAWIVMEATGIYHEALAEWLYEHDYKICVLNPTQIALYARSQLQRVKTDKVDAKLIADYGHLHQHKLRAWKPEQPEIKRLKALNHRLKDLQELERMEQNRLDVTSDVKVAASIRSVLEHIRQQIAETLKAIKQHFDDNDDLRGQRDLLKSIDGIADRTATLLLAELGDMQRFGDSRDVTAFAGLNPKLQDSGKHKGHVRISRMGSSVLRAGLYLPAVVSLTHNAAIRAMAKRLKARGKAGKQIVCAAMRKLLCIAYGVLKSGKPFDPQLAIAR, from the coding sequence ATGAGCACAGTTGTGGGTATCGACATCGCCAAGCACACCTTCGACATCGCGACCCTTCAGGCCAATGGCAAGCATCGCACCAAGGCCAAGCTGAGCAACGACCCGAAGGGCTTTAAAGTTCTGCTGCAATGGTTGGGCAAGCATGCTGAACCGCAGGCTTGGATCGTGATGGAGGCGACCGGCATCTATCACGAAGCGCTGGCTGAATGGTTGTACGAGCATGACTATAAGATCTGCGTATTGAATCCGACGCAGATTGCGCTTTATGCCCGCAGCCAGTTGCAGCGCGTGAAGACCGACAAGGTGGACGCCAAGCTGATTGCCGATTATGGCCATCTGCATCAGCATAAGTTGCGTGCCTGGAAGCCCGAGCAACCGGAGATCAAGCGCCTCAAAGCCCTGAATCATCGTCTGAAGGATCTTCAGGAGTTGGAGCGCATGGAACAGAACCGTCTGGACGTGACCAGCGATGTCAAAGTCGCTGCGTCGATTCGGTCGGTACTTGAGCATATTCGCCAGCAGATCGCTGAGACGCTGAAAGCGATCAAGCAGCACTTCGATGACAACGATGACCTACGAGGCCAGCGCGACTTGCTTAAAAGCATCGATGGCATTGCCGACAGAACCGCTACGTTGCTGCTGGCAGAGCTGGGCGACATGCAACGTTTCGGTGACAGTCGCGATGTTACGGCTTTTGCAGGTTTGAACCCTAAGCTGCAGGACTCGGGGAAGCACAAAGGGCATGTGCGCATATCGCGGATGGGCTCTTCAGTGTTACGTGCAGGGCTTTACCTGCCAGCAGTAGTCTCCCTGACCCACAACGCCGCGATCCGAGCGATGGCCAAGCGGCTAAAGGCACGAGGCAAGGCCGGCAAACAGATCGTCTGCGCGGCCATGCGCAAGCTGCTTTGCATCGCTTACGGCGTACTCAAATCCGGCAAACCCTTTGACCCGCAGCTAGCCATTGCGAGATGA